One genomic segment of Primulina tabacum isolate GXHZ01 chromosome 9, ASM2559414v2, whole genome shotgun sequence includes these proteins:
- the LOC142555596 gene encoding putative DNA-directed RNA polymerase III subunit rpc6 isoform X2, with amino-acid sequence MNRSLGAAALKRKRPETDPPGLVDAERAILNSIKSKKDSGIWVRDIKVDTKLTDHVVNKSLKSLTAKNLVKEVVNIQNKGKKHYMAVEFEPSKEISGGEWYVDGNLDKELIKILQELCLRYMRAQRVATLQGVHNELKKKGVLNFEISAQQVAEILNSMVLDDEIIEVKSTGLADYHSIPIGTICYRVASGAGVVKGSKFEEPSINW; translated from the exons ATGAATCGATCCCTTGGAGCTGCTGCCCTTAAGCGGAAAAGGCCTGAAACAGATCCCCCGGGCCTGGTCGATGCTGAACGggccattctcaattcaatcaAAAGCAAAAAAGATTCGGGTATATGGGTAAGAGACATCAAAGTAGATACCAAGCTAACTGATCATGTAGTAAACAAATCACTCAAGTCGTTGACAGCTAAGAACTTGGTAAAAGAGGTGGTCAACATTCAGAACAAGGGGAAGAAACACTACATGGCGGTTGAGTTCGAGCCTTCGAAGGAGATAAGTGGAGGCGAGTGGTACGTAGATGGGAACCTCGACAAAGAACTTATTAAAATACTCCAAGAACTGTGCCTAAGGTACATGCGGGCTCAGAGGGTTGCCACGTTACAAGGGGTGCACAATGAATTGAAGAAGAAGGGAGTGTTGAATTTCGAAATATCTGCTCAACAAGTTGCAGAGATACTGAATTCCATGGTTTTGGATGATGAGATTATAGAAGTGAAGAGCACTGGATtggcggattatcattcgattCCTATAGGAACAATCTGCTACCGAGTTGCAAGTGGTGCCGGGGTGGTCAAAGGCTCCAAG TTTGAGGAGCCCTCAATTAATTGGTAA
- the LOC142555596 gene encoding putative DNA-directed RNA polymerase III subunit rpc6 isoform X1: protein MNRSLGAAALKRKRPETDPPGLVDAERAILNSIKSKKDSGIWVRDIKVDTKLTDHVVNKSLKSLTAKNLVKEVVNIQNKGKKHYMAVEFEPSKEISGGEWYVDGNLDKELIKILQELCLRYMRAQRVATLQGVHNELKKKGVLNFEISAQQVAEILNSMVLDDEIIEVKSTGLADYHSIPIGTICYRVASGAGVVKGSKTPTIIANTKAPDCLDSSDTTQWSKKKKKTSKHAPIQALHLSNLNKA, encoded by the exons ATGAATCGATCCCTTGGAGCTGCTGCCCTTAAGCGGAAAAGGCCTGAAACAGATCCCCCGGGCCTGGTCGATGCTGAACGggccattctcaattcaatcaAAAGCAAAAAAGATTCGGGTATATGGGTAAGAGACATCAAAGTAGATACCAAGCTAACTGATCATGTAGTAAACAAATCACTCAAGTCGTTGACAGCTAAGAACTTGGTAAAAGAGGTGGTCAACATTCAGAACAAGGGGAAGAAACACTACATGGCGGTTGAGTTCGAGCCTTCGAAGGAGATAAGTGGAGGCGAGTGGTACGTAGATGGGAACCTCGACAAAGAACTTATTAAAATACTCCAAGAACTGTGCCTAAGGTACATGCGGGCTCAGAGGGTTGCCACGTTACAAGGGGTGCACAATGAATTGAAGAAGAAGGGAGTGTTGAATTTCGAAATATCTGCTCAACAAGTTGCAGAGATACTGAATTCCATGGTTTTGGATGATGAGATTATAGAAGTGAAGAGCACTGGATtggcggattatcattcgattCCTATAGGAACAATCTGCTACCGAGTTGCAAGTGGTGCCGGGGTGGTCAAAGGCTCCAAG ACACCCACCATTATAGCCAACACCAAAGCACCCGATTGCCTTGACTCGTCGGATACCACCCAATGGagcaaaaagaagaagaaaaccaGCAAACATGCCCCCATCCAAGCTCTTCACCTTTCCAATTTAAATAAGGCTTAA